Proteins from a single region of Chryseobacterium sp. W4I1:
- a CDS encoding NAD(P)H-dependent glycerol-3-phosphate dehydrogenase, whose translation MAKKKIISESSHPKKNKKEISVGVVGSGSFATAIVKMLVENCKSVHWCVRSEFVKGAIELRGHNPSYLTAVNFNLKSLKLTTDINELVSACDVIVLATPSIYLSDTMDKMTCEYGDKIFVSAIKGIIPKVNDVVAHYLRDEFKIGFRNQAVIAGPCHAEEVAMERLSYLTVAAVEDETAEKLEGIFSSDFIKVHSSKDILGNEYSAILKNIFAIGAGIASGLGYGDNFTAVFVSNAIREMEIFLEAVYEAPRDVNESAYLGDLLVTAYSLFSRNRSLGNLIGKGYTVKSAIQSMNMVAEGYYAADSIYKTAKQKNLKLPIIDTIYAILYEGKNAEKQFKKLTAKLN comes from the coding sequence ATGGCGAAAAAGAAAATAATTTCAGAATCTTCTCATCCGAAAAAAAATAAAAAAGAGATTTCTGTAGGAGTAGTAGGAAGCGGAAGTTTTGCAACCGCTATTGTAAAAATGCTTGTTGAAAACTGCAAATCTGTGCACTGGTGTGTAAGAAGTGAGTTCGTAAAAGGAGCCATTGAGCTCCGCGGACACAATCCGTCTTACCTGACAGCAGTGAATTTTAATCTTAAAAGTCTAAAGCTAACAACTGATATTAACGAACTGGTGAGTGCCTGCGATGTGATCGTACTGGCGACCCCTTCCATTTATCTTTCCGATACAATGGATAAAATGACTTGTGAATACGGTGACAAGATCTTTGTTTCCGCTATCAAAGGGATTATTCCTAAAGTAAATGATGTGGTAGCCCATTATTTAAGGGATGAATTTAAAATTGGTTTCAGAAATCAGGCTGTTATTGCAGGACCGTGTCATGCGGAGGAAGTAGCGATGGAAAGACTTTCTTACCTTACGGTAGCTGCAGTAGAAGATGAAACCGCCGAGAAGCTGGAAGGAATATTCAGTTCAGACTTTATTAAAGTACATTCCAGTAAAGATATCTTAGGTAATGAATACAGCGCGATCCTTAAAAATATTTTTGCAATAGGAGCGGGAATAGCAAGCGGATTGGGCTACGGAGATAACTTCACTGCCGTTTTTGTGTCCAATGCAATCCGTGAAATGGAAATCTTCCTGGAAGCCGTATATGAAGCACCAAGAGATGTGAATGAAAGTGCTTACCTGGGTGACCTTCTGGTAACTGCATATTCTCTTTTCTCAAGGAACCGAAGCTTAGGAAACCTTATCGGAAAAGGCTATACCGTAAAATCTGCAATCCAATCGATGAACATGGTAGCAGAAGGATATTATGCTGCCGATTCTATCTATAAAACAGCGAAGCAGAAAAACCTTAAACTGCCGATCATTGATAC
- a CDS encoding M23 family metallopeptidase, translated as MSKKNVNFLLGGLLLVVFVQAILIAKLFSEKDDKNYEVNLVKINTEKDSVDYLKMKTDLTLVDQTVSELNSFLRSKDIANEKVMILSKDSISNSVYLAKQANRYSQYLMNLQQKLMQVPLGMPTDGYISSNFGIRKNPIPFKTVFASVKAGAATESKPVVAAAPKPEVKVEPVEKIIELTDSYGNKREVKVMVTPKAAPSAPAASPAAASTKAVAGTTTAKVPMEKNNPPAEADQMQFHKGLDIAVAFGSDVRAAAAGTVIFSGQKGGYGNCVIVSHGNGLATLYGHLSQLVSKVNDKVKVGQVIAKSGNSGRSTGPHLHYEVHKNNTPVNPKLFMNL; from the coding sequence ATGAGCAAGAAGAACGTGAATTTTCTCCTCGGGGGACTTTTACTAGTAGTTTTTGTACAGGCTATCCTGATTGCCAAATTATTTTCTGAAAAGGATGACAAAAATTATGAAGTGAATCTTGTGAAAATAAACACTGAAAAAGACAGTGTAGACTATTTAAAAATGAAAACGGATCTTACTTTGGTAGATCAAACCGTATCAGAACTTAACTCATTCCTGAGATCTAAAGACATCGCCAACGAAAAAGTGATGATCCTGAGTAAAGACAGTATTTCAAATTCTGTATATCTTGCCAAGCAGGCCAACCGATACAGCCAGTATTTAATGAATCTCCAGCAAAAACTAATGCAGGTTCCGTTGGGAATGCCAACCGACGGCTATATATCTTCTAATTTTGGCATCCGAAAAAATCCAATTCCTTTTAAAACTGTATTTGCTTCTGTAAAAGCAGGCGCAGCAACAGAATCGAAACCGGTGGTGGCTGCTGCTCCAAAACCGGAAGTAAAGGTAGAACCTGTTGAGAAAATCATTGAATTAACGGACAGCTACGGTAATAAAAGGGAAGTAAAGGTTATGGTAACACCAAAAGCGGCTCCTTCTGCTCCGGCAGCTTCACCTGCTGCTGCATCTACGAAAGCGGTTGCCGGTACTACCACTGCTAAAGTTCCTATGGAAAAGAATAATCCGCCTGCTGAAGCTGACCAGATGCAGTTTCACAAAGGCTTGGACATTGCTGTTGCATTCGGTTCAGATGTGAGAGCTGCCGCCGCGGGAACCGTTATATTCTCCGGCCAGAAAGGAGGTTATGGAAACTGTGTCATTGTTTCTCACGGAAACGGACTGGCTACTCTTTACGGCCACTTATCACAGCTTGTTTCAAAAGTAAATGATAAAGTAAAGGTAGGACAGGTTATCGCCAAATCCGGAAACTCGGGACGTTCTACGGGACCACATCTTCACTACGAAGTACACAAAAACAATACGCCGGTCAATCCGAAATTGTTTATGAATTTATAA
- a CDS encoding MBL fold metallo-hydrolase, translated as MLRKKLLSLVILLGFTSIMLAGNLKIKVYNPGSKAIFPITSTIIYGDKDAVLIDAQFQKQYAEQLVKEIKATGKNLKTVFISHSDPDFYFGLDVIKKAFPNAKIISTAQTAYLISASKDDKMSVWKPQLKEDAPSEIVVPEAANIIPDLEGNKIEIKQNPEDPAHSFVWIPSLKTVAGGISVSVDSHIWMADTQNIQAIDQWIGQIDAMKALKPEQVVPSHFAKLSLSPQSLDFVKNYLENYKKAVNENKTSSVVVDFMIKKYPDLHGKDELGMGAKVFFGEMAWDLKSPYPAIGHKVEVDFGTLKFILDFKDNKEMSFTGVSENVKGNTDTVQYTAVEVAKNVFMVYWHEPKLGSNVTHIQDYNKNIIYTNIAETNGSFTHLKGTLKILK; from the coding sequence ATGTTAAGAAAGAAATTATTATCACTCGTTATATTGCTTGGTTTTACAAGCATTATGCTGGCGGGAAACTTAAAGATTAAAGTCTACAATCCAGGTTCAAAAGCCATCTTTCCTATTACCTCCACCATTATTTACGGCGATAAAGATGCTGTGTTGATTGATGCCCAGTTTCAAAAGCAATATGCAGAACAGCTGGTAAAGGAAATTAAAGCAACAGGGAAAAATCTGAAAACAGTTTTTATTTCCCACAGCGATCCTGATTTTTATTTTGGCCTTGATGTGATTAAAAAGGCATTCCCAAATGCAAAAATTATTTCAACCGCTCAAACCGCTTACCTGATATCGGCTTCTAAAGATGATAAAATGTCGGTATGGAAACCACAGCTTAAAGAAGATGCTCCCTCAGAGATCGTTGTTCCCGAAGCAGCCAACATTATTCCTGACCTGGAAGGAAATAAGATCGAAATAAAGCAAAACCCGGAAGATCCGGCTCACAGTTTTGTCTGGATTCCATCTTTAAAGACAGTAGCTGGAGGTATTTCTGTCTCCGTAGACTCACATATCTGGATGGCAGATACCCAGAATATTCAAGCAATTGATCAGTGGATAGGACAAATTGATGCAATGAAAGCATTGAAACCTGAACAGGTAGTTCCTTCACACTTTGCAAAGCTTTCCCTGTCTCCTCAATCTCTGGATTTCGTTAAAAACTATCTCGAAAACTATAAAAAAGCAGTCAATGAAAACAAAACATCTTCTGTCGTTGTAGATTTTATGATTAAAAAATACCCTGATCTTCACGGAAAAGATGAGCTGGGAATGGGAGCAAAAGTTTTCTTCGGAGAAATGGCGTGGGATCTGAAATCACCTTATCCTGCCATAGGACACAAAGTAGAAGTTGATTTTGGAACGTTGAAATTTATTCTGGATTTCAAAGACAATAAAGAAATGTCCTTCACAGGGGTTTCCGAAAATGTAAAAGGCAATACGGATACCGTACAATATACTGCTGTAGAAGTAGCAAAGAATGTCTTTATGGTCTACTGGCATGAACCTAAACTGGGTTCCAATGTTACCCATATCCAGGATTATAACAAAAATATAATCTATACCAATATTGCAGAAACCAACGGATCATTCACCCATCTGAAAGGAACTTTAAAAATTCTGAAATAA
- a CDS encoding Rrf2 family transcriptional regulator, translated as MNNTRFATAIHIMTLLAKSPQEWLTSEWMAGSINVNAVIVRKELSVLREAGLIASRQGKEGGSQLAKNADQITISEIYRAVKNTEVLGKKNQNPNPACSVGKEINVHLNTLFEETNELVISFLGNKSLKEFSEQFG; from the coding sequence ATGAACAATACAAGATTTGCTACGGCAATACATATTATGACCTTATTGGCAAAAAGTCCTCAGGAGTGGCTCACTTCTGAATGGATGGCCGGCAGCATCAATGTAAATGCGGTGATTGTAAGGAAGGAATTGAGTGTATTAAGAGAAGCAGGTCTCATTGCCAGCAGACAGGGAAAAGAGGGTGGAAGCCAGCTTGCAAAAAATGCTGACCAAATCACGATCTCCGAAATTTACAGAGCCGTGAAAAATACAGAAGTGTTAGGGAAGAAAAATCAAAATCCTAATCCGGCCTGTAGTGTGGGCAAAGAGATCAATGTTCATTTAAATACATTGTTTGAAGAAACAAATGAATTGGTTATCAGTTTTTTAGGGAATAAATCTCTGAAAGAATTTTCTGAACAGTTCGGGTAA